A genome region from Natranaeroarchaeum sulfidigenes includes the following:
- a CDS encoding IMPACT family protein, with translation MSDDAYLTVAERASAAFEVLGSEFIGHIAPVETTGQAEEFVAAIGTEYDDATHNVPAYRVRADPFREWSSDDGEPAGSAGKPALNVLQQEAVENVAVVVTRYYGGTNLGVGGLARAYSRAVKEALDEAGVVEERPHERVSVTVEYDDSGTVRSVLDSASVEFEADYGERVAFDVRVPVEDAAGLRDRLRSATSGRAHIE, from the coding sequence ATGTCGGACGACGCCTATCTAACCGTCGCCGAGCGCGCCAGCGCGGCCTTCGAGGTACTGGGATCCGAGTTTATCGGCCATATCGCCCCGGTCGAGACGACCGGACAGGCAGAGGAATTCGTCGCGGCGATCGGGACCGAGTACGACGACGCGACGCACAACGTCCCTGCCTATCGAGTCCGGGCCGATCCGTTCCGCGAGTGGTCGAGCGACGACGGAGAACCGGCAGGGTCGGCGGGCAAGCCCGCTCTGAACGTGCTCCAGCAGGAAGCTGTAGAGAACGTCGCCGTCGTCGTGACGCGGTACTACGGCGGAACTAACCTCGGCGTCGGTGGACTCGCACGGGCGTACTCCCGTGCCGTCAAGGAAGCGCTCGACGAGGCTGGCGTCGTCGAGGAGCGCCCGCACGAGCGTGTCTCGGTTACCGTCGAGTACGATGACTCCGGGACGGTTCGGAGTGTCCTCGACAGCGCCAGCGTCGAGTTCGAGGCAGACTACGGGGAACGCGTTGCCTTCGACGTTCGCGTCCCAGTCGAGGATGCTGCTGGACTTCGTGATCGGCTTCGGAGCGCGACCAGCGGACGAGCCCATATCGAATAG
- the upp gene encoding uracil phosphoribosyltransferase yields the protein MTIEDRDEAHVVTHALAKDTLSRLRDVETEQVAFRKGLVKLGRICGYEIIDGRMETEYVSIDTPLEETMGERVKGLDDVVIINVLRAATPFVEGLLKAFPRARQGVISASRDESARKEDGSFPITVDYVKLPEITEDDTVIVADPMLATGSTMCTVLDHVLENAPEPERFIVLSAVSAPDGLLRVGEEFDEVDLLTVAIDDHLDDDGFIVPGLGDAGDRAFRTQ from the coding sequence ATGACCATCGAAGACCGGGATGAAGCACACGTCGTCACGCACGCGCTCGCGAAGGACACGCTCTCCAGACTTCGGGATGTAGAAACCGAGCAGGTCGCCTTCCGGAAGGGGCTCGTCAAACTCGGCCGAATCTGTGGGTACGAGATCATCGACGGTCGAATGGAGACCGAGTACGTCTCGATCGATACGCCCCTCGAAGAGACGATGGGCGAGCGCGTGAAAGGACTCGACGACGTCGTCATAATTAACGTTTTGCGCGCGGCGACGCCTTTTGTCGAGGGACTCCTGAAGGCGTTCCCGCGGGCGCGACAGGGCGTCATCAGCGCAAGTCGGGACGAGAGCGCCCGCAAGGAAGACGGCTCGTTCCCGATCACCGTCGACTACGTGAAACTACCCGAGATCACAGAGGATGACACCGTCATCGTCGCCGACCCGATGCTCGCGACCGGTTCGACGATGTGTACTGTGCTGGATCACGTCCTCGAGAATGCCCCCGAGCCCGAGCGCTTTATCGTCCTCTCGGCTGTGAGCGCCCCGGATGGCCTCCTGCGCGTCGGCGAGGAGTTCGACGAGGTCGACCTGCTGACCGTCGCCATCGACGACCATCTCGACGATGACGGCTTCATCGTTCCCGGCCTCGGCGACGCCGGGGATCGGGCGTTCCGTACGCAGTGA
- a CDS encoding NADH:flavin oxidoreductase/NADH oxidase produces MTDDLFSPLELRGTEIPNRVMVSPMCQYSCEDRDGLATEWHRTHLGARATGRAGVVMTEATAVEPRGRISPEDLGIWSGEHADALAPITEFIRSQGSVPAIQLAHAGRKASTRRPWEGRGPLQPDEGGWNVVAPSAIPYPGHESPVEVAALSREEIARLVETFADAAGYALDAGFEIAEIHAAHGYLLHEFLSPVANDRDDEYGGSFENRIRFPLEVTAAVRDIWPDDRPLFVRLSGTDWLPDRESWTVEQSARLADRLADAGVDLIDVSSGGIHPDQQLPPSGPNYQVPLAEHVREHTSEDVGIGAVGGITTPEGADALIRNDRADLAIVGREFLRDPQFPLRAARELDALDRIDVPPQYERAF; encoded by the coding sequence ATGACAGACGATCTGTTCTCCCCGCTCGAACTGCGTGGAACGGAGATCCCGAACCGCGTGATGGTTTCGCCGATGTGTCAGTACTCCTGTGAGGATCGGGATGGCCTCGCAACCGAGTGGCATCGGACACATCTGGGTGCGCGAGCGACCGGCCGCGCGGGAGTGGTGATGACCGAGGCGACTGCAGTCGAACCGCGGGGACGTATCTCGCCCGAAGATCTGGGTATCTGGAGTGGCGAGCACGCCGACGCGCTCGCGCCCATCACCGAGTTCATCCGATCGCAGGGGAGCGTTCCGGCGATCCAGCTGGCGCACGCCGGGCGAAAAGCGAGCACGCGCCGACCGTGGGAGGGTCGGGGACCGCTTCAGCCCGACGAGGGTGGCTGGAACGTCGTCGCGCCGAGCGCGATTCCCTATCCCGGCCACGAGTCACCGGTCGAGGTTGCCGCCCTGTCCCGCGAGGAAATCGCGCGACTTGTCGAGACGTTCGCCGACGCCGCCGGGTACGCCCTCGACGCCGGGTTCGAGATCGCTGAGATCCACGCGGCCCACGGCTACCTGCTCCACGAGTTCCTCTCGCCCGTCGCCAACGACCGTGACGACGAGTACGGCGGGAGCTTCGAGAACCGGATCCGGTTTCCCCTGGAGGTCACAGCAGCGGTCCGGGATATCTGGCCGGACGACCGTCCCCTGTTCGTTCGGCTCTCGGGCACTGACTGGCTCCCCGACCGGGAGTCCTGGACCGTCGAGCAGTCGGCCCGGCTCGCGGATCGGCTCGCTGACGCTGGCGTCGATCTGATCGACGTCTCCAGTGGGGGTATCCATCCCGACCAGCAACTCCCGCCCTCGGGCCCGAACTACCAGGTGCCACTCGCAGAGCACGTTCGTGAGCACACGAGCGAAGACGTCGGCATCGGTGCAGTCGGCGGGATCACGACGCCCGAGGGGGCGGACGCGCTGATCCGCAACGATCGGGCCGACCTCGCGATCGTTGGCCGTGAATTCCTGCGTGATCCGCAGTTCCCGCTCCGGGCCGCCCGCGAACTCGATGCGCTGGATCGGATCGACGTCCCACCGCAGTACGAACGGGCGTTCTGA
- a CDS encoding DUF5786 family protein yields the protein MGFGSYDESEQQDQNVETDDDGAVNVHENDHDGAITFDTEESTEDLVGRLQQMREDDEE from the coding sequence ATGGGTTTTGGTAGTTACGACGAGTCCGAACAACAGGATCAGAACGTCGAAACAGACGACGATGGAGCTGTCAACGTCCATGAGAACGATCACGACGGCGCGATTACCTTCGATACCGAGGAGTCAACCGAGGATCTGGTCGGACGACTCCAGCAGATGCGAGAGGACGACGAGGAGTAG
- a CDS encoding DUF5828 family protein, with protein sequence MEESISGFKIRGTWGDIVEHGERISRALRDVQVHRGDEYARAFEEWDEWRPKSHERIEEDVSEKTAEQASVAEGKGEQAGKNPDEDIKTAGEKLSESYEKLDADDAEGAVGKWGESIDYVARAADSAGRKALRKVEDTVYQRVMTQLAPYYFDNPLISANLQQSTNGDEEEFIFEVNVNDDGLKEEVSERLAEYEDTIDRWHIDTEKDTEIAEAVEGVEPPEDDVDGRSKSTKN encoded by the coding sequence ATGGAAGAGAGCATCTCGGGATTCAAGATCCGGGGGACGTGGGGGGACATCGTGGAACACGGCGAGCGGATCTCGCGTGCGCTCCGTGACGTACAGGTCCATCGTGGCGACGAGTACGCTCGAGCGTTCGAAGAGTGGGATGAGTGGCGACCCAAATCACACGAGCGAATCGAGGAAGACGTCAGCGAGAAGACCGCTGAACAGGCAAGCGTCGCGGAGGGGAAGGGCGAACAGGCAGGTAAAAATCCCGACGAGGACATCAAAACGGCCGGCGAGAAACTCAGCGAGTCCTACGAGAAACTCGACGCTGACGATGCTGAGGGGGCGGTCGGCAAGTGGGGTGAGTCAATCGATTACGTCGCACGGGCAGCCGACTCGGCCGGTCGGAAAGCGCTTCGCAAGGTTGAAGACACCGTTTACCAGCGGGTGATGACACAGCTTGCACCCTACTATTTCGATAATCCACTGATCAGTGCGAACCTCCAGCAATCGACCAACGGGGACGAGGAGGAGTTCATTTTTGAGGTTAATGTCAACGACGATGGCCTGAAAGAGGAGGTGTCCGAACGGCTCGCGGAGTACGAGGATACGATCGACCGCTGGCATATCGACACCGAGAAAGACACGGAGATCGCCGAGGCGGTCGAGGGCGTCGAGCCGCCGGAAGACGATGTCGATGGGCGCTCCAAGTCGACGAAAAACTGA
- a CDS encoding amino acid-binding protein: MFDEIMEKFEGSPSQQAVIRLLLERGFSVNDEGRVVSGGIEIPNTGIAREIDVDRRVVDSTTDAILDDEELTRIFQNISQVPSLMDLAPVLDLTVLSIEVTDAEQEGIVARVTGLLAEEGVSIRQTISEDPEFTDEPRLYIVTDQELPGSLINELSDLSFVRSIELK; this comes from the coding sequence ATGTTCGACGAGATCATGGAAAAGTTCGAGGGCAGCCCGTCACAGCAGGCGGTCATCCGCCTGTTGCTGGAACGCGGCTTCTCCGTCAACGACGAGGGGCGGGTCGTCTCGGGCGGGATCGAGATCCCGAACACCGGCATTGCACGCGAGATCGATGTCGACCGGCGAGTAGTTGACTCGACGACCGACGCGATCCTCGACGACGAGGAGCTCACCCGCATCTTCCAGAATATCTCACAGGTCCCCAGCCTGATGGATCTCGCTCCCGTCCTCGATCTCACCGTCCTGTCGATCGAGGTTACTGACGCCGAACAGGAGGGAATCGTCGCAAGGGTCACGGGACTGCTCGCCGAGGAGGGCGTCTCGATCCGTCAGACGATCAGCGAGGATCCCGAATTCACCGATGAACCGCGCCTCTACATCGTCACCGATCAGGAGTTGCCGGGATCGCTGATCAACGAGCTATCCGATCTCTCCTTTGTCCGCTCGATCGAACTGAAGTGA
- a CDS encoding DUF7569 family protein, with translation MSAPCDSCSEPVSDPLARTVRLTVDRSQVDTQRLCPPCFADWIGRYRAEMETDDDPLSDDEIIVD, from the coding sequence ATGTCAGCTCCGTGTGACTCCTGTAGCGAACCAGTCTCCGATCCGCTCGCGCGGACAGTCCGACTCACAGTCGACCGATCGCAGGTCGATACCCAGCGGCTCTGCCCGCCCTGTTTTGCCGACTGGATCGGTCGCTACCGCGCGGAGATGGAAACTGACGACGACCCGCTCTCCGACGACGAGATTATTGTCGACTGA